One part of the Sorangiineae bacterium MSr11954 genome encodes these proteins:
- a CDS encoding ABC transporter permease, translating into MSQSSLRARLPALAHLERLGPASLRRLLAVTLGVLVVFSLASPDVFFTPLNFRLMAFALPEVTILSLAVMLSMLTGGIDLSVVSIANLAALAAASVLTGGEGGPARMLEAVLAALLTGLACGAANGALVTALRITPILATLGTMQLLNGIAIVLTGGKPVTALPDSFTELGNGVLLGVPIPFVLLAVVALLIALLVHRTSLGLRMTLVGANPDAARFSGVKNTRVLVGTYTLSGALGAIAGLVICARTASASPDYGASYVLLSIVVAVFAGVNPNGGYATVGGVVLSATCLQMLSSGLNILRFSPFVVLMAQGAILIGVMALNRWSERRG; encoded by the coding sequence GTGAGCCAGTCATCGCTCCGCGCGCGCCTCCCCGCCCTCGCGCACCTCGAGCGCCTGGGGCCCGCGAGCTTGCGGCGCCTCCTCGCCGTGACCTTGGGGGTGCTCGTCGTATTCTCGCTCGCGAGCCCCGACGTCTTCTTTACGCCGCTCAATTTTCGCCTGATGGCATTTGCCCTGCCGGAGGTGACGATCCTGAGCTTGGCGGTGATGCTCTCGATGCTCACGGGCGGCATCGATCTTTCGGTGGTCTCGATCGCCAACCTCGCGGCGCTGGCGGCCGCCAGCGTGCTCACCGGGGGCGAAGGCGGCCCGGCGCGCATGCTCGAAGCCGTTCTCGCCGCGCTGCTCACGGGTCTCGCGTGCGGCGCGGCCAATGGCGCTCTGGTGACCGCGCTCCGAATCACGCCCATTCTGGCCACCCTCGGCACGATGCAGCTCCTCAATGGAATTGCCATCGTCCTCACCGGCGGCAAACCGGTCACCGCGCTGCCGGATTCGTTCACCGAGTTGGGCAACGGGGTGCTCCTCGGGGTACCGATTCCCTTCGTGCTGCTGGCCGTCGTCGCGCTCCTGATCGCGCTGCTCGTCCACCGCACGTCGCTGGGGCTTCGTATGACCCTGGTCGGCGCCAACCCCGACGCGGCCCGCTTCTCCGGCGTGAAGAACACGAGGGTGCTCGTTGGAACGTACACGCTCTCGGGGGCGCTCGGGGCCATCGCGGGCCTGGTGATCTGCGCGCGCACGGCCAGCGCCAGCCCCGACTATGGCGCTTCGTACGTGCTTCTATCCATCGTGGTGGCCGTCTTCGCCGGCGTGAACCCCAACGGCGGATACGCCACCGTGGGCGGGGTGGTGCTCTCCGCCACCTGCCTGCAAATGCTCTCCTCGGGGCTCAACATTCTTCGATTCAGCCCGTTCGTCGTCCTCATGGCCCAAGGCGCCATCCTGATCGGCGTGATGGCCCTCAATCGCTGGTCCGAGCGCCGCGGGTGA
- a CDS encoding alpha/beta hydrolase, with amino-acid sequence MRRREFVELAAATFAASVVGACAPREGIPPATAGAGSSGPLDAAAFRAARRYAPTSFGKIAYVERGSGETAVFLHGAPLNGFQWRGAIERLSGRRRCVALDFMGLGYSEIPEGQSVSPAAQTAMLGAMLDALGVSKVDIVASDSGGAVAQMFMVRHPERVRTVLLTNCDVEPDSPPPKIMPIIEMARAGTLADGMVKWLADKAAARAIFGKAVYRDPNQLTDDIVDYYFSPLVSSTLRKRQYEAYHIALSPNPLAGIEPALKRCTVPTRIVWGTSDDLFSQASPDYLDRTLGQSRGIRRVPGAKLFFQEELPDVIAEEALRLWGA; translated from the coding sequence ATGAGACGTAGAGAATTCGTGGAGCTTGCTGCTGCCACCTTCGCCGCCAGTGTGGTTGGCGCGTGTGCACCCCGCGAAGGGATCCCCCCCGCCACCGCGGGCGCCGGTTCGTCCGGGCCGCTGGACGCTGCGGCCTTTCGTGCTGCGAGGCGCTATGCGCCGACCTCGTTCGGCAAAATTGCCTATGTCGAGCGCGGCTCGGGGGAGACGGCGGTGTTTCTGCACGGCGCTCCGCTCAATGGCTTTCAATGGCGTGGCGCGATCGAGCGGCTGTCGGGGCGCCGACGGTGCGTGGCGCTCGACTTCATGGGCCTGGGATATTCCGAGATCCCCGAGGGCCAGTCGGTGTCGCCGGCCGCGCAGACCGCGATGCTCGGGGCGATGCTCGACGCGCTCGGTGTCTCCAAGGTCGATATCGTCGCCAGCGACAGCGGCGGCGCGGTGGCGCAAATGTTCATGGTCCGCCACCCCGAGCGCGTTCGAACGGTGCTCCTCACCAACTGCGATGTCGAGCCGGACAGCCCTCCGCCCAAGATCATGCCCATCATCGAAATGGCGCGCGCCGGCACCTTGGCGGACGGAATGGTCAAATGGCTGGCCGACAAGGCGGCGGCGCGCGCCATATTTGGCAAAGCCGTTTATCGCGATCCCAATCAGCTCACCGACGACATCGTCGATTACTACTTTTCGCCGCTCGTGAGCTCGACGCTTCGAAAACGCCAATACGAAGCGTACCATATCGCGCTGTCGCCCAACCCGCTGGCGGGCATCGAGCCGGCGCTCAAGCGCTGCACGGTCCCGACCCGAATCGTGTGGGGCACCAGCGACGATCTCTTCTCGCAGGCGAGCCCCGATTACCTCGATCGCACGCTCGGCCAATCCCGGGGCATCCGCCGCGTGCCGGGCGCGAAACTGTTCTTTCAGGAGGAGCTCCCGGACGTCATCGCCGAAGAGGCGCTGCGGCTCTGGGGGGCGTGA
- a CDS encoding ABC transporter permease: MMARGFHHRHESLLVALIAALCVVVFALNPAFWSAATVFNVLRSSLVFAVFALGVLLVMLSGGIDVSFMAIGVFAGYSSVLLLPANDAPWVPLLAFGIAIGIGALLGLVNAAVVNGTRMPTLIATLGTQGIFRGGLLAYVGTRYIDNLPAGLHSFAQADLVTTTSANGTIARLHGLIVPAAVLCALTAWLLRSTMLGRGIYAVGGDEESARRAGLSVARIRVAVFGLAGALAGFAGLSQITLARQANPFELVGGELDVLAAVVIGGASINGGRGSVRATLLGVVLIALIKNSLILLGVPGAWQRAAVGLLLLVAVAIQALGAAKRPPRPILEPEGAASGRAPSVPAGGGAP; the protein is encoded by the coding sequence ATGATGGCCCGAGGTTTTCACCATCGCCACGAATCGCTCCTCGTGGCCCTGATCGCGGCCCTCTGCGTGGTGGTCTTCGCGCTCAACCCGGCTTTTTGGAGCGCGGCCACCGTCTTCAACGTGCTGCGCTCCTCGCTCGTCTTCGCGGTGTTCGCCCTGGGCGTTCTCTTGGTGATGCTCTCGGGCGGCATCGACGTCTCGTTCATGGCCATCGGCGTCTTCGCCGGCTATTCGTCGGTGCTGCTGCTCCCCGCCAACGACGCCCCTTGGGTGCCGCTGCTCGCGTTCGGGATCGCCATTGGGATCGGCGCGCTCCTGGGCCTCGTCAACGCGGCGGTGGTCAACGGCACGCGCATGCCCACCTTGATCGCCACCTTGGGCACGCAGGGCATCTTTCGCGGCGGGCTCCTCGCCTATGTGGGCACCCGCTACATCGATAACCTCCCGGCAGGGTTGCATTCGTTCGCGCAGGCCGATCTGGTCACCACCACCTCGGCCAACGGCACCATCGCGCGCTTGCACGGGCTGATCGTACCGGCCGCCGTGCTCTGCGCCCTCACGGCGTGGCTCCTTCGGTCGACCATGCTCGGTCGCGGCATTTACGCCGTCGGCGGCGACGAAGAATCGGCGCGCAGGGCAGGGCTCTCCGTCGCCCGCATCCGCGTCGCGGTGTTCGGCCTCGCCGGTGCGCTCGCCGGGTTCGCGGGGCTGTCGCAAATCACCTTGGCCCGCCAAGCGAACCCCTTCGAGCTCGTGGGCGGAGAGCTCGACGTGCTGGCCGCGGTCGTCATCGGCGGCGCCTCCATCAACGGCGGACGCGGCTCCGTTCGCGCGACCTTGCTCGGCGTCGTGCTCATCGCCTTGATCAAAAATTCGCTCATCCTCCTGGGGGTCCCTGGGGCCTGGCAACGGGCGGCCGTCGGTCTTCTCTTGCTCGTCGCAGTGGCCATCCAAGCCCTCGGCGCGGCCAAGCGTCCGCCGCGTCCCATCTTGGAGCCCGAGGGCGCGGCGTCGGGCCGCGCCCCGAGCGTGCCCGCGGGTGGAGGTGCTCCGTGA
- a CDS encoding AraC family transcriptional regulator, which translates to MTVRSARPSDEPSPPLPHPRQDRPTLLDILTVPVPSGLVEPPLDDHHVLDLHLGQPVHVTCRLDSRERKGIQGQGHFTVVPAGAAHRWTFAQPARALLIRLTPSLFRATADAMGLSSRGADLAAWFHVRDPQIERIGWMLQAEHHDAYPGGRLFTDSLASALAARMLGLQLQQGASGSKSGRALPKWRLRNVLDYIEAHLDEDLTLAELAAVAGFSLSHFKSLFRRAVGMPVHRFVLERRVERARTLLLEGRSSLVEIALEAGFAHPSHMARCMRRVLGVSPSQIADASRVRAGREGSTP; encoded by the coding sequence ATGACCGTTCGATCCGCGCGCCCGTCCGACGAGCCGAGCCCGCCGTTGCCTCACCCTCGCCAGGACCGACCGACGCTCCTCGATATCCTGACGGTGCCGGTCCCCTCGGGGTTGGTCGAGCCGCCGCTCGACGATCATCACGTCCTCGACCTTCACCTCGGCCAGCCCGTTCACGTGACCTGCCGCCTGGATAGCCGCGAGCGAAAGGGGATTCAGGGGCAAGGACACTTTACCGTCGTGCCAGCCGGTGCCGCGCATCGCTGGACGTTCGCGCAGCCCGCGCGGGCGCTCTTGATCCGGCTGACCCCATCCCTCTTTCGGGCGACCGCCGACGCCATGGGTTTGAGCTCCCGGGGCGCGGACCTCGCGGCCTGGTTCCATGTGCGCGATCCGCAGATCGAGCGCATCGGCTGGATGCTGCAAGCCGAGCATCACGACGCGTACCCCGGTGGTCGCTTGTTCACGGACAGCCTGGCCTCCGCGCTCGCCGCGCGCATGCTCGGTCTGCAGCTGCAGCAGGGTGCCTCGGGCTCCAAGTCCGGCCGCGCGTTGCCCAAATGGCGGCTGCGCAACGTGCTCGACTACATCGAGGCGCACCTCGACGAGGATCTGACCCTCGCCGAGCTCGCGGCGGTGGCCGGTTTCAGCCTCTCGCATTTCAAATCGCTCTTCCGGCGCGCCGTCGGGATGCCGGTGCATCGTTTCGTGCTCGAGCGGCGGGTGGAGCGCGCCCGCACGCTCTTGCTCGAAGGGCGAAGCAGCCTGGTCGAGATCGCGCTGGAAGCAGGTTTTGCGCACCCGAGCCACATGGCCCGCTGCATGCGCCGCGTCTTGGGGGTGAGCCCCTCGCAGATCGCGGACGCGTCGCGGGTCAGAGCAGGCCGTGAAGGATCGACGCCGTGA
- a CDS encoding prolyl oligopeptidase family serine peptidase yields MRLGTRWIGLAGALVAMGIGAEGCVSSRVAQPATPEQLAPPATPKRPETFRAAGRSFVDDYGWLRDANDPEVARWIDAQDAWTTKNLGSHPYFGELRARFDDLARRTKQAANRIEGTGLRGAVASPAGVFVLRRPPAARQAAIFLRSSPEPDGAERVVLDPAALDPSGQTSIDWYVASADGQRLAVSLSKDGSEDGNLSVFDVASGKLVDGPIPRVTDGTAGGSAAFSRDGKTLFYTQYPAPGSQLAMHLHQQLHRHTLGAPLDRDERVPLELPAIAEIQLLPATEDGTLVASVNVGDGGDRLWFVGQPSAKGFAWSQLAGIADAIDVAGTSRGALYLLSRKGDPRGAIVRVPTRAPRLSEGKVIVPTEARELTNLAIAGDTLVVFDIAGGPTRARAFDPDGKPRGEIALPPRSAVSPEMAWNGALYVSVVSYTEPLAMQRLDPGTLQLKATAMSTESPVRFDDVSILDEVAIARDGTRVPITLIARRGAARSKDTPVLLTGYGGYRLWSTPNYDPRRRVWLDQGGMLAIAHIRGGNENGARWHDGGRLGNKQNVFDDFIACAEHLLREGYTSKNKLAIWGRSNGGLLVGAVLTQRPDLFRAAVMQVPVLDMVRFQTWPNGVFNTTELGTLDDPVLGPKILAYSPYQNAKPAAYPAVLILSGMADRRVDPADARAFAAKLQAISTSNHPILLRTWSHGGHFGSNAFQRADEDAQIYAFLLRELEVSYRRAETR; encoded by the coding sequence ATGCGCTTGGGCACGCGATGGATCGGGCTTGCAGGGGCGCTCGTCGCCATGGGCATTGGCGCGGAAGGATGCGTTTCGTCGCGCGTCGCCCAACCCGCAACGCCCGAGCAGCTCGCCCCTCCTGCGACACCGAAGCGCCCGGAGACCTTTCGCGCCGCGGGCCGGTCCTTCGTCGATGATTACGGGTGGCTGCGCGACGCGAACGATCCCGAGGTCGCGCGATGGATCGACGCCCAGGACGCGTGGACGACGAAGAACCTCGGCAGCCATCCGTATTTTGGCGAGCTGCGCGCGCGCTTCGACGATCTGGCGCGCCGCACGAAGCAGGCGGCGAACCGGATCGAGGGCACGGGTCTGCGCGGCGCCGTCGCCTCCCCCGCGGGCGTCTTCGTGCTGCGCCGCCCTCCCGCGGCGCGGCAGGCGGCCATCTTTCTTCGCTCCTCACCCGAGCCCGACGGGGCCGAGCGCGTGGTGCTCGACCCGGCCGCGCTCGATCCTTCCGGGCAAACGAGCATCGATTGGTACGTCGCGTCAGCAGACGGCCAACGGCTGGCGGTCTCGCTCTCCAAAGACGGGAGCGAGGATGGGAACCTCTCCGTCTTCGACGTCGCCTCCGGCAAGCTCGTGGACGGCCCCATCCCACGGGTGACCGACGGCACGGCGGGTGGGAGCGCCGCCTTCTCACGCGACGGCAAAACACTTTTCTATACACAGTATCCGGCGCCCGGCTCCCAACTCGCGATGCATTTGCATCAGCAACTCCATCGCCATACACTCGGCGCTCCGCTGGATCGCGACGAGCGCGTCCCCCTCGAGCTGCCGGCCATCGCCGAGATTCAGCTGCTCCCGGCGACGGAGGACGGCACCCTCGTGGCCTCCGTGAATGTCGGGGATGGCGGCGATCGTCTGTGGTTCGTGGGGCAGCCCTCGGCCAAAGGATTCGCCTGGTCGCAGCTCGCCGGGATCGCCGATGCCATCGACGTGGCCGGCACCTCGCGCGGCGCGCTCTATCTCCTTTCGCGCAAAGGCGATCCGCGCGGCGCCATCGTGCGCGTGCCGACGCGGGCGCCCAGGCTGTCGGAGGGCAAGGTGATCGTCCCGACCGAGGCGCGGGAGCTCACGAACCTCGCCATCGCCGGCGACACCTTGGTGGTCTTCGATATCGCAGGTGGGCCGACGCGCGCCCGCGCGTTCGATCCGGACGGTAAGCCGCGGGGTGAGATCGCGCTCCCGCCGCGCTCGGCGGTGAGCCCGGAGATGGCGTGGAACGGCGCCCTTTACGTCAGCGTGGTCTCGTACACCGAGCCGCTGGCGATGCAGCGGCTGGACCCGGGCACGCTCCAACTGAAGGCGACCGCGATGTCCACCGAGTCCCCCGTCCGATTCGACGATGTCTCCATCCTCGACGAGGTGGCGATCGCGCGCGACGGCACGCGCGTGCCCATCACCTTGATCGCCCGCCGAGGTGCCGCGCGATCCAAAGACACCCCCGTTCTTCTCACGGGGTACGGCGGCTATCGCCTTTGGAGCACACCAAACTACGACCCGCGCCGTCGCGTATGGCTCGATCAGGGCGGGATGCTGGCCATTGCACACATCCGCGGCGGAAACGAGAATGGCGCGCGCTGGCACGACGGGGGGCGCCTTGGAAACAAGCAGAATGTCTTCGACGACTTCATCGCGTGCGCGGAGCATCTTTTGCGTGAGGGCTACACGTCGAAGAACAAGCTGGCGATCTGGGGTCGCTCGAACGGGGGGCTCCTGGTGGGCGCCGTGCTCACCCAGCGGCCCGATTTGTTTCGCGCGGCCGTGATGCAGGTGCCCGTGCTCGACATGGTGCGATTTCAAACGTGGCCCAACGGCGTCTTCAACACGACGGAGCTCGGCACCCTCGACGATCCGGTGCTCGGCCCCAAGATCCTCGCCTATTCGCCCTATCAAAACGCGAAACCCGCCGCCTACCCCGCGGTGTTGATCCTCTCGGGGATGGCCGATCGACGGGTGGATCCCGCGGATGCGCGCGCCTTTGCCGCGAAGCTACAAGCCATCTCGACATCGAACCACCCGATCCTGTTGCGCACCTGGAGCCACGGCGGCCACTTCGGCAGCAACGCCTTCCAGCGCGCCGACGAAGATGCTCAGATTTATGCCTTTCTCTTGCGCGAGCTCGAGGTCTCCTATCGGCGGGCGGAGACCCGCTAA
- a CDS encoding DUF885 domain-containing protein, translating into MRQHPIRTCTAATLLAGAAFALFSCARGPAPSAPSAPASDARAGSAAAHDGPPAEGAGAAHVARLRALLEREWDYELEHTPTYASVIGDRRWNDRWEDLSLSAIDAIDRHDRAVLSELATIDRALLPAEEQIDYDLFTRDCVTWTKEHELALHLLPTSQMASLPEYVRALTGVQVAYQLAGTLRFETSKDYRDWTARMQRFPAYVDQTMALMREGVRRRLVHPRIVLQRIPAQLDPQLVDDPTKSGFYAPFKRFPAQVAAAEQQRLSADARAAIADGVVPALRRFRQFLVSEYIPAAPEQVGIWQMPNGPAMYTFLARKFTTTDRTPDALHELGLSEVRALRAKMEAVKEKAGFRGALPDFFRFLRTDPRFYDRTGDELLLRYRGVAKRIDPLLVKLFKTLPRQPYGVEPTPEAMAPDTPTGFYYPGAPDGSRAGTYLVNLYRPETRPRWEMIPLTLHEAVPGHHFQVSLAAEQGHVSKFRRYGYYVAFGEGWALYSETLGYELGLYEDPYDAFGQLAYETWRAVRLVVDTGLHAKKWTRQQAIDYFMENAPRQKLDVVNEVDRYIAMPGQALGYKVGQLAIRDLRSRAERALGDRFDVRAFHDVVLLAGSLPLDVLEQRVDAWIRERR; encoded by the coding sequence ATGAGGCAACACCCGATTCGAACATGCACCGCGGCGACCCTGCTCGCGGGCGCTGCGTTTGCACTCTTTTCATGCGCCCGGGGACCCGCTCCGAGCGCTCCGAGCGCCCCCGCCAGCGACGCCCGCGCAGGATCGGCGGCCGCGCACGATGGGCCGCCGGCCGAGGGCGCTGGGGCCGCGCATGTTGCGCGCCTTCGTGCGCTCCTCGAGCGCGAGTGGGACTACGAGCTCGAGCACACCCCGACCTACGCCTCCGTGATCGGCGATCGCCGCTGGAACGATCGCTGGGAGGACCTGAGCTTGTCGGCCATCGACGCGATCGACCGGCACGATCGGGCGGTGCTCTCGGAGCTCGCGACCATCGACCGCGCGCTCCTGCCTGCGGAGGAGCAAATCGATTACGACCTCTTCACGCGCGATTGCGTGACGTGGACGAAGGAGCACGAGCTCGCGCTGCACCTGCTCCCGACCAGCCAAATGGCGAGCCTCCCCGAGTACGTGCGCGCGCTCACCGGGGTCCAGGTCGCCTATCAGCTCGCCGGCACCTTGCGGTTCGAGACGAGCAAAGATTATCGCGATTGGACCGCCCGCATGCAGCGCTTCCCCGCATACGTGGATCAGACCATGGCGCTCATGCGGGAGGGCGTGCGCCGGCGGCTCGTTCACCCGCGGATCGTCTTGCAGCGCATCCCGGCGCAGCTCGATCCGCAGCTCGTGGACGACCCCACGAAGAGCGGCTTTTATGCGCCGTTCAAGCGGTTCCCCGCGCAGGTGGCGGCGGCGGAGCAGCAGCGGCTCTCGGCGGACGCGCGCGCGGCCATCGCCGATGGCGTCGTCCCCGCGCTCCGGCGCTTTCGTCAATTCCTCGTCTCCGAATACATTCCGGCGGCGCCCGAGCAAGTCGGTATTTGGCAAATGCCGAACGGGCCCGCGATGTATACGTTCCTCGCGCGCAAGTTCACCACCACGGATCGGACCCCCGACGCGCTGCACGAGCTCGGGCTCTCCGAGGTTCGGGCCCTCCGCGCCAAAATGGAGGCCGTGAAGGAGAAGGCGGGCTTCCGCGGCGCGCTCCCGGACTTCTTCCGCTTTCTCCGCACCGATCCGCGGTTCTACGATCGCACGGGCGACGAGCTCCTCCTGCGCTACCGCGGCGTCGCCAAGCGGATCGACCCGCTCCTGGTGAAGCTCTTCAAAACGTTGCCCAGGCAACCTTACGGCGTCGAGCCCACGCCGGAGGCCATGGCGCCGGACACCCCCACCGGCTTTTACTATCCCGGCGCACCGGACGGCTCGCGCGCCGGCACGTACCTGGTGAACCTCTATCGACCCGAGACGCGCCCGCGCTGGGAGATGATCCCGCTCACCTTGCACGAGGCCGTGCCCGGGCACCATTTCCAAGTATCGCTCGCGGCCGAGCAGGGCCACGTATCCAAATTTCGCCGGTATGGCTACTACGTGGCCTTCGGCGAAGGGTGGGCGCTCTACAGTGAGACCTTGGGCTACGAGCTGGGGTTGTACGAGGACCCCTACGACGCGTTCGGCCAGCTGGCGTACGAGACGTGGCGCGCGGTTCGTCTGGTGGTGGACACCGGGCTCCACGCTAAAAAATGGACGCGCCAGCAAGCCATCGACTACTTCATGGAAAACGCACCGCGGCAGAAGCTCGATGTCGTCAACGAGGTCGATCGCTACATCGCCATGCCGGGGCAGGCCCTCGGCTACAAGGTCGGGCAGCTCGCCATCCGCGATCTGCGCTCCCGCGCCGAGCGCGCCTTGGGCGATCGCTTCGACGTTCGTGCGTTTCACGATGTCGTGCTCCTGGCCGGCTCCCTGCCGCTGGACGTCCTCGAGCAGCGGGTGGACGCCTGGATCCGCGAGCGGCGGTGA
- a CDS encoding sugar ABC transporter ATP-binding protein: MAEPMVVAAGIHKRFGGITALRGVTLEIQPGEVHCLAGENGCGKSTLIKIIGGVERPDEGAVSVLGRAYSALDPRLALDLGIQTIHQDFSLLPNLTVAENIALSALVAARRRRVRKAEIAHMASAAIERLGVALDLEADVADLSVADRQLTAIGRALAQDARVIFMDEPTTALTWREVDALFRTVRTLKERGVATVFVSHKLDEALGISDRVTVLRSGEVTATGDAKNFDRATLTYAMTGRELVLDRPPSYASPEASEAGGATRLAPALQVENLGRRGMFAGVSFTVHPGEIVGITGLLGSGRTEIAEAIFGLMPADEGTIRVGGELRRIQSVQDAIASGIGYVPEDRLTQGLFLDQSIETNIIAADVDRHAGPLGLLRRGALAEAARDAISALRIKAPVPGAPVRSLSGGNAQRVVLAKWLERRPNVLILNGPTVGVDVGSKFDILAILRNHGREGMGIVIISDDVPELISICHRALIVRRGRIDSELAGDDLTEAALLARMAA, from the coding sequence ATGGCCGAGCCCATGGTGGTCGCCGCCGGAATCCACAAGCGATTCGGCGGCATCACGGCCTTGCGCGGGGTGACCCTGGAGATTCAGCCCGGCGAGGTGCACTGCCTCGCCGGCGAGAACGGCTGCGGAAAGTCGACGTTGATCAAGATCATCGGCGGCGTCGAGCGGCCCGACGAAGGCGCCGTGAGCGTCCTCGGGCGCGCGTACTCCGCGCTCGACCCACGGCTGGCGCTGGATCTGGGGATCCAAACGATCCATCAGGACTTTTCGCTCCTCCCCAATCTGACGGTGGCCGAGAACATCGCGCTCTCCGCGCTGGTGGCCGCGCGCCGGCGGCGGGTGCGCAAGGCGGAGATCGCGCACATGGCGTCGGCCGCCATCGAGCGGCTGGGGGTCGCGCTCGATCTGGAGGCCGACGTCGCCGATCTCTCCGTGGCCGATCGCCAGCTCACGGCCATCGGGCGGGCCCTCGCGCAGGACGCCCGCGTGATCTTCATGGATGAACCGACCACGGCCCTCACGTGGCGCGAGGTCGACGCGCTGTTTCGCACCGTCCGCACCTTGAAGGAGCGCGGGGTCGCCACCGTGTTCGTCAGCCACAAGCTCGACGAAGCGCTGGGCATCTCCGATCGCGTGACCGTCCTGCGCAGCGGCGAGGTCACCGCCACCGGCGACGCGAAAAACTTCGACCGCGCCACCTTGACGTATGCCATGACCGGCCGCGAGCTGGTGCTCGATCGCCCGCCGAGCTACGCGTCGCCCGAGGCATCCGAGGCCGGCGGCGCGACCCGGCTCGCGCCCGCGCTCCAAGTCGAGAATCTCGGACGCCGCGGCATGTTCGCCGGGGTGAGCTTCACCGTGCACCCCGGGGAAATCGTCGGCATCACCGGGTTGCTCGGCTCGGGCCGCACGGAGATCGCCGAGGCCATCTTCGGCTTGATGCCGGCCGACGAGGGGACCATCCGGGTCGGCGGGGAGCTACGCCGCATTCAGTCCGTGCAAGACGCCATCGCATCGGGCATTGGCTATGTCCCCGAGGACCGCCTGACGCAGGGCCTCTTCCTCGATCAATCCATCGAGACCAACATCATCGCCGCCGACGTGGATCGGCACGCGGGGCCGCTCGGGCTGCTTCGCCGGGGCGCGCTCGCCGAGGCCGCGCGCGACGCCATTTCGGCGCTGCGCATCAAGGCGCCCGTGCCCGGTGCGCCCGTGCGCAGCTTGTCGGGCGGGAACGCGCAGCGCGTGGTGCTGGCGAAATGGCTGGAGCGCCGGCCGAACGTGCTCATTTTGAATGGCCCCACCGTCGGCGTCGACGTGGGATCCAAATTCGATATCTTGGCGATCTTACGAAATCATGGCCGCGAGGGCATGGGCATCGTCATCATCTCCGACGACGTCCCCGAGCTGATCAGCATTTGCCACCGCGCGCTCATCGTCCGCCGCGGCCGCATCGACTCCGAGCTCGCGGGCGACGATTTGACGGAGGCCGCGCTCCTCGCGCGGATGGCGGCATGA
- a CDS encoding DUF2938 domain-containing protein: protein MPSETNEGLEFIVRAALIGIGATAVMDLWAIFLKRAFGVLSLDYRLLGRWLGHLPSGQLVHESIAKARPVAGERILGWGAHYLIGVTFSTLLLTAWGLEWARSPTLLPALFIGIITIVAPFFILQPGMGAGVAASKTPKPNVARLKSLGAHSAFGFGLYVAASLTASILHGLL from the coding sequence ATGCCAAGTGAAACGAACGAAGGGCTCGAGTTCATCGTACGCGCGGCGCTGATTGGGATTGGCGCCACGGCGGTCATGGACCTTTGGGCGATTTTTCTGAAGCGCGCCTTTGGCGTGCTCTCCCTCGACTACAGGCTCTTGGGTCGCTGGCTCGGCCATTTGCCGAGCGGGCAGCTCGTTCACGAGAGCATCGCCAAGGCGCGGCCGGTCGCAGGCGAGCGCATCCTCGGATGGGGGGCCCACTACCTGATTGGGGTCACCTTCTCGACCCTGCTCTTGACCGCGTGGGGCCTCGAGTGGGCGCGCTCGCCCACCTTGCTTCCCGCCTTGTTCATCGGGATCATCACGATTGTCGCGCCCTTCTTCATTTTGCAGCCTGGAATGGGCGCGGGGGTTGCCGCATCGAAGACGCCCAAGCCGAACGTGGCGCGGTTGAAGAGCCTCGGCGCGCACTCCGCGTTTGGCTTCGGCCTCTATGTCGCGGCCTCGCTCACGGCGTCGATCCTTCACGGCCTGCTCTGA